The Gadus macrocephalus chromosome 1, ASM3116895v1 DNA window GCCTACTGTACAATAAGGggtaataaaagtgattctgattctgacatATAAACAAATTTACAATCTGGATCCTTGGTTTTTCAAACATCAGTGTGGCGAGGGAATCTGGATTGATGTTTCCTGATTAAATCTTCCTTGGGGGGTCTCTCCTTAGTGGCAATGTTTGCAGGCCGCTGGACATGTGGAATGTCTTCCGGTGttctttcctcccttctctccaacACGAGTTTCACAAGGTGTTGTGTGAAGTACTGACTAGTAGGCTCATAGATCTTCTTGGCTACCCATTCCTTGCTCTGTTTTGGGAACACCATACTGTATCTTGGAAGTCCTACACAGAGAACATTATTTCTTAGCCAAGTTGTGACAAACACATTTAGGGGCTTACTTATGAAATCTCAATACCTTCTGAAGTCTCTGTCTGCTGTCGGCCGACATTGTAATTGTTGTCCAGGATGGCTAGTTGTGTTCGGGCTACCATGGTGTCGTACCGAAAATGCAGTCGTTTCGGCAGATATTTTAGCATAACGTTGTGGTACACTTCCAAAGATCCTGTAAATTAAAGTGTTTCATTAGACATTGAGAGAGTGACTACATAGGTTGAAAAGTTGCATAGATCTGTTTCATAATGCTATATACCTGTATGTTTGAAGCGAGTCATCTGCTCAAGGTCTTTCAGAAGTCTTTTATCTTCAACAATATTCCGTAAAGACTTGAACACTTGAGACTCTGGCTGGAGCCATCGCTTTGTCCTTTGCTGATCTGGGTTGAGAGCAGGGTGAGGGCATGCCCACTTTCTTCCATCTTGCTCCCATGTGTGCTCCCCACAGATGTGGTGGAGGACTGAGGTCCACCGTCGCTTCAGTTCCTACAGAATATATTACATTTCAAGACTATTTGATAATCTTCTGACGGGATTTCAGTGCAATCTTTATACATTCTTTATGCATTGGGGTTATTACCTCAGCACTCTCACCACAAGATGAGCATGAGAACCAAAAGTGATTGAGGATCGCCCGAATCCAGCCCTGCAGGACCTGATTTTCCTTTTTGTTGGCGAGTGCTACCAGTTTTTTCTTTATGCCTGTGTAATAGTAATGAAACACATTACCACAAATGTGGGTGAGCCAAATGTGAAGGTTCTCCTTCACAGTACAAGATATGTGGTCTTGATACATGGAAGGTCTATCAGGTTATGATTTGATGAGTCATTGAGTCAATCACAATTTACATTGTTTTGATACAACTATTTACCTTTTGATACATGCCAAGGATCAAATTCATGGTGAACATTCTGGAATTCCTCCCTCATTATTTTCCGAACTGATGTGGCCCGGTCTGTAGTGATGAGGTCTATATCTACTCCTTCATTGAAAATGAGATGGTTGAGGCCCCTCCTACAGCCTTGGGACTCCATGGCAACTGAACTGCTAGCTTCCGTTACCTATTGACGAAAGAGAATAGAAATGAATGAATTAGCAatagcaaaaaaacaaatacaatacacCCACTGAATAATGCTTTATCTATACTCTGTCACCCAGAGTATAGTTTCACAAATCGGACAAGCAGCATTTTAGTTTTACCTGTAGTAGTTGAAAGTGAATGATCTCATTACTGGATAGAAGCTGAAACGAATAGGTGGAATACTTGCAGCTGTAGCCTGTAGAATGTAATAGCGTGACAACATGTGAGTCCTCCTTACTATCCTGAGGAAAACATTTCCAACAATCTTACAATCCATACCTCCATGTTattgtattaaagaaaaaaaacacactcacctgGTGAGTCAGACCTGGCATCTCCACACAGCTCTATGGACTCGCCTTCAGCCTTTTGTCTAATAAGTCGCCTAATGAGATTCTCATGATGATCCTTGTATGCAAAGTGTACTACTGGAATAAGGTAGTCGGATTGGATGGAGTAGTACTGCGATTTCTTCAAGAGTTGCAAGTTTAGGATGCTGGCCCACTCGTGTACTTCAGTGAAAGTTGTTCCAGAGAAAAGCGTAGCAGCAGAAACAAGCAAGTTATTCTGTGCCATTCCTCTTGCATCAGGACATGATGCCCACTTGCCATGATGATTATTCAAACATGTCCATTCAATCTTTAGTTGGCTGCCTGTAGTTGTCACTTTTTTATCAGTGATTTGTGCGGCACATATATGGCATGTTCTAAACAGTTGCATGATGCTAGACTCGTTCACAATCCATTTTCTTTCATCCCACTCCCCTTGCTCTTCTGAGGCACTTGAACTGGAGGTTTCACTTGAACTTGACTGTTGACTGAGGCTGAAGCTCATGTCTTTTGGGTCATCCTCAATGACTGAGGAAATGCTTGTGTCCATTTGAAGCATCTCAGTTTCACAATCATCTGGCTGTTGAAAAGTGAAGCAAAGGAATACTTACAATTATAGtgataactagaaaatgcatttcctgcagaaaatgtgctgtagtgcaaagtgaggttgaaaatatgttttaataaagccacatagattatttaagacataaagaaacgtgtgtcttaaatcaagtgatggggtttgaacaaaagttcaaaagtctaaatggagtaaacaatgtaaacatttgagaaaatggaaatggttgaaaacaaatagagtgacagctgaatgaaaagcgcaaagcattgctaaaaatgcagaaatgtaaaataagtgtgtgtgtgtgtgtgtgtgtgtgtgtgtgtgtgtgtgtgaaagaaagaaagaaagaaagaaagaaagaaagaaagaaagaaagaaagaaagaaagaaagaaagaaagaaagaaagaagatacaatagttgagcgctgcatgcagcactcacctaataaacaTTGTATCACCACAAGTAAGGTAACAATATAGTAACAATATAACTTACAGATAGTGAGAGCCTCTCCCTGATCACAGGGAAAGCAAGGTAACTGCCAGATAAGGACTTCCTTGGGGATTTATTGGATTGGTGAGGCCGTGGCTGTGGACTGGTGAGGACCAAGGATATGCTGGAGGTAGAAGGCTGGTCCACCACACCGCCAACAGCCTGTAACAAGTTGCAAAACACAACATCTCATCAACATTACTGACACAAATATTGTTGTTATGGCTCAGACTGCCATTTGAACGGTGGTTCAAGCGATTATGTTATGCATGGTCGCCTgagtatataataatataagatatataatatgggctatagatatctatatattatatatcacggccaaaatcaCGGCCGTACGATGCCCATGTCTGATCTAACCTCTGTGGATACCCCATCAGCTCTCTTTAGGAGACGTTACgatcaaaaaaacattttaaaaacgcTATTCTAGGTCAAAATACTAGTAGGCCTATAGACTAACTTCAGAATCATCGTCAAAAACATCAAGCAGCAACAACGAACTCGCTGTTTTGGTCCGTGTAACCTTCAGTTCGAGTCAGATGTTCAACCTAAACTAATCATAAACATAACGTTGTACATGATCTAGCTTACCCCGAGGTCTTCTTCGTCTAGCGTTGGTCCACAAAGCGTCGGTACAGCTGCCCTTTTCAGATGCAGTCTCTTCGGACACTTCTTTCGATGACTTGTTGATTTCAGGTAGTCCTCAGGCCGAAAGTGAAAGGCGCAAACGCGATGGTCGGCTTCCCGAAGTACATTTACTGGGGTGTTTATGTCGAACCCGAGGAATGAAAGCCACAACTTTCTGACTCTATGACTTTTAGGTGTGTTGAGAGGAAGCCGATGACAACTCCTTTTTCTAGAGATCTTCCCGCAGTTTCTGACCGCACAAATTCTTCCCATAATCGATTGCACGGTAACCACAGCTGATGCCTTGGTTTTGAACTCGACAGAAAATGAAGTTgaacgtcttcttcttcttcttattatatattatattagttatatatatatatatatatacatatagacctatatatattattattatgcttcttcttcctctggaATATTGTCGTCAACAGGTGGTCGAACTGTGTAACCAGCTGTGTAACCATGGTTACACAGCTGGTTACACAGCGagcggaagtttatatgcggttgtgaggtatctgaaaaaatagttccaattagcaactaacacggatataaaccatatattgcgccgatatttttttttttaacttcacaaatgccactaaccactcggttacttgcacattttcgaaaacgaacgtttagggttgctgggatgacaggtttgtgtatgcacacagacaaccattgtgaagcaggcaggagcgattcaaaatgagccaaatacccgagaaaggactaatagttaaaatttcggtgtcacccactctatttcatcataaacaaaccagaaagggggctcaatgttcaaaataccggaattgtcctttaacaaccagaccgttaccggtgtttaaagacaggcatttagaggcaagtggctcaaaagtgggtcaggtcaatcaacaacagcggaggagctatgatgccaatgtTTAAATAATGgttgtcaataaggcagagtcaagtaacaactgccaa harbors:
- the LOC132464966 gene encoding uncharacterized protein LOC132464966 produces the protein MGRICAVRNCGKISRKRSCHRLPLNTPKSHRVRKLWLSFLGFDINTPVNVLREADHRVCAFHFRPEDYLKSTSHRKKCPKRLHLKRAAVPTLCGPTLDEEDLGAVGGVVDQPSTSSISLVLTSPQPRPHQSNKSPRKSLSGSYLAFPVIRERLSLSPDDCETEMLQMDTSISSVIEDDPKDMSFSLSQQSSSSETSSSSASEEQGEWDERKWIVNESSIMQLFRTCHICAAQITDKKVTTTGSQLKIEWTCLNNHHGKWASCPDARGMAQNNLLVSAATLFSGTTFTEVHEWASILNLQLLKKSQYYSIQSDYLIPVVHFAYKDHHENLIRRLIRQKAEGESIELCGDARSDSPGYSCKYSTYSFQLLSSNEIIHFQLLQVTEASSSVAMESQGCRRGLNHLIFNEGVDIDLITTDRATSVRKIMREEFQNVHHEFDPWHVSKGIKKKLVALANKKENQVLQGWIRAILNHFWFSCSSCGESAEELKRRWTSVLHHICGEHTWEQDGRKWACPHPALNPDQQRTKRWLQPESQVFKSLRNIVEDKRLLKDLEQMTRFKHTGSLEVYHNVMLKYLPKRLHFRYDTMVARTQLAILDNNYNVGRQQTETSEGLPRYSMVFPKQSKEWVAKKIYEPTSQYFTQHLVKLVLERREERTPEDIPHVQRPANIATKERPPKEDLIRKHQSRFPRHTDV